aggtaaaacgtttggtttcgtttcgtaacgtttgtaaacgtttgaatttgtttcgtaacattttaaacgtttggttttgttttgtaacgtttgtaaacattggtttcgtttcgtaacgtttgtaaacgttaggctttaatccctaaataggtgaaacgtttgattttgtttcacaacgtttgtaaacatttggatttatatcgtaacatttgttttgtaaaattttaaatgtttagttttgtttcgtaacgtttgtaaaagtttggcttaaattgctaaaaaggtgaaacgtttggttttgtttcgtaacgtttgtaaacgtttagcttaaatcgctaaaaaggttaaacgtttagttttgtttcataacgtttgtaaatgtttggatttatatcgtaacgtttgttttgtaacattttaaatgtttggttttgtttcgtaacgcttgtaaaagtttggcttaaatcgctaaaaaggtgaaacgtttggttttgtttagtaacgtgtgtaaatgtttggcttaaattgctaaaaaggttaaatgtttggatttatttcgtagcatttgtaaacggttcggttcaattgctaaaaagatgaaacgttttggttttgttccgtaacgttagtaaacttttggcttaaattgctaaaaaggttaaacgcttggatttgtttcgtagcgtttgtaaacgtttggcttaaatgctaaaaaggtgaaacgtttggctttgtttcctaacgtttgtaaacgtttggcttaaatcgctaaataggtgaaacataggatttgcttcgtaacgtttaaaacgtttggatttgtttcgtaacatttgtaaacgtttggcttcaatcactaaataggtgaaacgtttggatttgtttcgtaacgtttgcaaacgttttgattaaattgctaacaaggtgaaatgcttgtatttgtttcgtaatgtttgtaaatatttggcttaaatagctaaaaagatgaaacgtttggttttgtatcgtaacgtttgtaaacgtttggcttaaatcgcaaaaaaggtaaaacgtttggtttcgtttcgtaacgtttgtaaacgtttgtatttgtttcgtaacattttaaacgtttggttttgttttgtaacgtttgtaaacattggttttgttttgtaacgtttgtaaacgttaggctttaatccctaaataggtgaaacgtttgattttgtttcataacgtttgtaaatgtttggatttatatcgtaacgtttgttttgtaacattttaaatgtttggttttgtttcgtaacgtttgtaaaagtttggcttaaatcgctaaaaaggtgaaacgtttggttttgtttagtaacgtgtgtaaacgtttggcttaaatcgcaaaaaaggttaaatgttttgttttgttatgtaacgttagtaaacttttggcttaaattgctaaaaaggttaaacgcttggatttatttcgtagcgtttgtaaacgtttggcttaaattgctaaaaaggggaaacgtttggttttgtttcgtaacctttgtaaacgtttagcttaaattgctatgaaggtgaaatgcttgatttgtttcgtaacgtttgtaaacgtttggcttaaatcgctaaataggtgaaacgtttggatttgcttcgtaacgtttaaaacgttcagatttgtttcgtaacatttgtaaacgtttggcttcaatcactaaataggtgaaatgtttggatttgtttcgtaacgtttgcaaacgttttgattaaattgctaaaaaggtgaaatgcttggatttgtttcgtaatgtttgtaaatatctggcttaaatagctaaaaagatgaaacgttatgatttgtttcgtaacgtttggaaacgtttggcttaaatcgctaaaaaggtgaaacttttggatttccttcgtaacgttttaaacattttaatttgttttgaaatgtttggatgtgtttcgtaacatttgtaaatgtttggatttgttttgtaacgtttgtaaacgtttggcttaaattgctaaaaaggttaaacgcttggatttgtttcataacgtttgtaaacgtttggatttgttttgtaacgtttgtaaatgtttggcttaaattgctaaaaaggttaaacgcttggatttgtttcataacgtttgtaaacgtttggcttaaatcgctaaaaaggggaaacgtttggatttttttcgtatcgtttataaacgtttggcataaatcgctaaaaaggggaaacgttttgatttgtttcgcaccatttgtaaacgtttggatttctttcatactgttcataaacgtttggatttgtttagtaacgtttatgaacgtttggcttaaatcgccaaaaagtggaaacgtttggatttgtttggcaacgtttataaacttttggcttaaatcgctaaaaaggggaaacattttgatttgtttcttaccgtttgtcaacgttaggcttaaatcgttaaaaaggtgaaacatttggcttaaattgctaaaaaggcgaaacgcttgatttgtttggtaacgtttgtaaatgttttgggtaagattgcaaaaaaggtgaaacgtttggatttgtttcgtaacgtttgtgaaacgtttagatttgtttcgtatcgtttgaatttattttgtaacgtttgtaaacatttggcttagattgctaaaaaggtgaacacgcttggatttgttttgtaacgtttgtaaacgtttggcttaaattactaaaaaggtgaaacgcttggattttgtttcgtaacgtttgtaaacatttgccttaaattgttaaaaaggggaaacgcttggatttgtttcgtaacgtttgtaaacgtttggcttaaattgctaaaaaggcgaaacacttgatttgtttcgtaacgtttttaaacgtttcacttaaatagctaaaaagtgaaacgtttggatttgtttcgcaacccttgtaaaagtttggcttaaatcgctaaaaagggaaaacgttttgatttgttttgtatcatttgtaaacatttggcttaaatcgctaaaaaggtgaaacgtttggatttgtttcgtaacctttgtaaatgtttggattaaatctctaaaatggtgaaacgctttgacttgtttcgtaacgtgcgtaaacgtttggcttaaattgataaaaaggagaaacgcttggatttgtttcgtaacctttgtaaacgtttggcttaaatcgctaaaaaggttaaacgtttggatttatttcgtagcgtttataaatgtttggcttaaatcgctacaaaggtgaaacgtttggatttgtttcgtagcgtttgtaaacatttggcttaaatcgctaaaaaggtgaaatgtttggatttatttcgtaaagtttgtaaacgttttgattaaatcgctaaaaaggtgaaacgcttggatttgtttcgtaccgtttgtaatcattttgtttaaattgctaaaaaggcgaaacagttggatttttttcgtaacgtcggtaaacgtttcgcgtttgtaatcattttggcttaaatcgctcaaaaggtgaaacgcatggatttgtttcgtaacgtttttaaacgttttgcttaaatcgctaaaaaggtgaaacacttggatttatttcgtaacgtttgaaaacatttggcttaaattgctaaataggtgaaacgcttggatttgtttcgtaacgtttggcttaaattattaaaaaggtgaaacactttgatttgttttgtaacgtttgtaaacatttgccttaaattgctaaaaagttgaaacgcttggatttgtttcgtaatgtttgtaaacatttgccttaaattgctaaaatggtggaacgcttggatttgtttcataaagtttgtaaacgtttggcttaaatttctaaaaatgagaaacatttgatttgtttcgtaacgtttttaaacgtttgacttaaatcgctaaaaagataaatgtttgaatttgtttcgtaacgtttgtaaaagtttggcttaaatcgctaaaaaggtgaaacgtttggatttgtttcgaatcgtttgtaaaagtttggcttagatcgctaaaaatgtgaaatgattggatttgtttcgtaacctttgtaaatgtttggattaaatctctaaaatggtgaaacgctttgatttgtttcataacgtgtgtaaacgtttggcttaaattgctaaaaaggagaaacgcttggatttgtttagcaacatttgtaaacgtttggcttaaattgcttaagaggttaaacatttggatttctttcgtagtgtttacaaacggtttgcttaaatcgctaaaaaggtgaaacgtttgggtttgtttcgtagcgtttataaacgtttggcttaaatcgctaaacatttggatttgtttcgtatcgtttgtaaacgttttgcttaaatcgctaaaaaggtgaaacgcttggatttgtttcgtaacgtttgtaatcatttggcctaaattgctaaaaaggtgaaacgcttggatttgtttcgttgtgtttgtaaacgtttggcctaaattgctaaaaaggtcaaatgcatggatttgtttcgttagtttgtaaatgtttggcttaaattgctaaaaaggtgaaacgtttgaatttgtttcgtaacattagtaaacgttttggcttaaattgcgaaaaatgcgaaacgtttggattttttagtaacgtttgtaaacgtttggcttcaatcgcttaaaaggtgaaacgtttggatttattttgtaatgtttgtaaacgttttgcttcaatcgctaaaaaggtgaaacgtttggatttgtttcgtaacgtttctaacttttggctgaaatctctaaaatggggaaacgtttgaagttgtttcataacgtttgtaaacgttttgctaaaattgctaaaaaaggtgaaatatttggttttattttgtaacatttgtaaacgttcggcttaaatcgctataaaggtgaaacttttatatttatttcgtaacctttgtaaacgtttggcttaattcactagaaagttgaaacgcttggatttgtttcgtaacgtttgtaaacgtttggcttaaatctctaaaaaggtgaaacgcttggatttgtttcgtaacgtttgtaaacgtttggcttaaattgctaaaaaggtgaaacgcttagatttgtttcgtagcgtttgtaaacgtttggcttaaatcgctaaaaaggttaaacgcttggatttgtttcgtaacgtttgtaaatatttggcttaaatcgctaaaaaggggaaacgtttggattatttcgtaacgtttgtaaacgtttcgcttaaattgctaaaaacatgaaacacttggatttgtttcgtaacgtttgtaaacgtttggtttaaattgctaaaaaggtgaatcgcttggatttgtttcgtacgtttgtaaacgttcggctaacattgctaaaaaggtcaaacattttgatttgtttcgtagcgtttgtaaacgtttggcttaaatcgctaaaaaggtgaaactgtaatacctcaaatatttttgttggcgcagcgggaggcgcgggtccgaatcgtatatttcaattcaaaatcgaaattccaacaatccggatcctaaagttgatcatatcaacaacaaatggatcgtcgtatcatttattaattaaagcacgcatctaggaatcgtaagaagaatacctatgtcgattctccaacgattcttgtagtcccgaaagtacggcgacctcaaactcgtccacacgagtatgcgtccgattgaatcctcgccttgaagtaatcctgcaagagttcctcttgccgagcagccctaagctcaaactctcgccgcgatcactaccttgctcggatgtatgaaaaatgtcgccaagtttttcccgtgattgatgaatacttgaactccttcaagtgctttctctctctacaactttgtagtgagatgtgtgttgtgtgttgtgaaatgagcaaggacatgctctatttataggctagagcatgccttaagaatgcaacaccttgcatgctaggtgtcacacaccaagcaaaggtgttgccaccacatgacacctttcatgtggtgacatcacataggtgacatcatataggtgatgtcatcatatgacatcacatataagcttatttccttatctcattacttcaccatgacatcatcattccattagcttatgattaatgatttaagtatcattaattacactaattaattacttaagccatttaatcataaaacttggttaaaatataattaggttcctactaatttataactcttataaattagtccctaattaacttggacatagtacaattaggttcctactaatttataactcttacaaattagtccctaatttgtacttgtttttcatcttagattaatttccgagatatgctagtatctatatgcaatcgatctttcgtaaactcaatcggttgcacactctattgtgtgtgactaactaggttcacatctatatggcaacgagagtcataagaaacgcctttcttatattaaataattaaatcccatttaattattaattctcgtagatcgagagtgacgtctagcaacatatcacgacccccaaatagagatgaatgtttcgatgcattctttatgaaccattgttcataataccgtacactcaaaattcccttcatctaagattccaatctcgactagtgtcacggttaagtcaaacactgtttgtcttgatcatatgacctcatctctcagttctaattcttgataaatatgacttccactagaaacaactttctacgtaagtcatatacacctgcgcaggttttatcatccatcaagaacaattttgagatagcatagaatcttgtctccgttcatccagagtgatgaatcctttctaggttaaacccctatctccatatacaactaactagagccaacacatcccgcggctctagctcatggaagatctagagttaaggagtatcaaactctaatcacctatatacaagatagtgtcaccgcaagtcaaaggacatatgtacaattatgaactagatgacattaaattgactttaatgaattaccatgtataagtcatctagcgtcacttgttcgactcactcaacaccttgagtgtccacatgtttattctgatccccataaagtagtatgagactcactactttctataattagtaactctttactaatcaggagaataaacagaggtgacgatcttttcgggataatgcgatgcccttattcgtaggaccccatcgatcgtgaacgattatttagatcacttgtatagtagaatctgtcactcatattcttactaccttaagaatagattctatcacaatgtgataaggacaatatgtattaaataaacacttagttgatgagacacttagttcaaataaaaacatatatatcattgccaatgggatttgtttatacaagaataaatacaaaatggccctacgGCACAAACTAccaacaatctcccacttgcactagtgccattggctactatatctaagccccatcttctcaagatgtaaatctaattgactctgggtcatgggctttgtttgtgggtcagccgtgttttcggctgatgctatcttttggagagacacatctccttttccaacaatttctcggataatatgatatcgcctttctatgtgtttggatttttggtgagaccggggttcctttgcctgggctatagcaccattgttgtcaCAGAAAAGAGGAATTGCggactcaatggtaggaacaacaccaagttcagaaacaaacttcttaatccaaacagcttcctttgtagcatctgatgccgcaatatactcggcttctgtagtggaatctgcagtggtttcttgtttggaactcttccaactcactgctcctccattacatgtgaatacgaatccagatatagacttacgatcgtctatatctgattgaaaatcagaatctgtaaagccaTCTATTTTaagatcacctcctccatatgttaagaccatatctttagttcttctcaagtacttaaagatattcttaaccgtcatccagtgttctgaacctggattggattgatatctgctagtcaaactaactgcataggcaatatctggccgcgtacacaacatagcgtacataagactaccaattgccgaagcatatggtatctttgccatttcaactctttcttcagaagtctttggagacatttccttcgaaaggtgaattccatgcctaacaggaatcaatcctctcttagaattttccatattgaactttttcaatatcttttctaagtagagcctttgggagagaccaatcattctcttagatctatctctatagagtctaatgccgagaatgtaagtcgcttctccgaggtctttcatggaaAAAGTTTTGGAcaaccaaagctttacagaggttaacataccgacatcatttcctattagtaaaatatcatctacgtaTAAGACTAGGAAAGTAATTgcactcccactaaccttcttgtaaacacatggttcatcttcgtttttgataaactcgtaactctttacagcttcatcaaaacgacgattccaacttctcgaagcttgcttcaatccatatatggatcgttttagtttacacaccttggaaccttcttcggattcaaaacccttaggttgttccatatagatttcctcctcaatatgtccattaaggaatgcggtcttgacatccatttgccaaacctcataatctaaatgtgcagctatggcaagaagaatccggatggacttaagcatggctaccggcgagaaagtctcttcataatcgactccttgcctctggcgaaaccctttcgcaacaagcctagctttaaaagtttccacttttccatcagcaccaagTTTACGCTTGAAaatccatttgttccctattggtataattccttcgggtggatcaactagctcccatacttggttactgtacatggaatccatttcggatttcatagcttcaagccatcttgaagaatctatatcacatatagcttcctcataagtagagggatcaactatttgatcattttcttcatgaatgaacaactcttgtatatcatgaagaaaaccatatctctctggtggatgagataccctacttgatcttcgaggtgtatctgtagattttactaattctggttcactatgggtttgatcaaaCTCCATTGTATCATTTCGTTGGTctttagatgactcctcatctaattctatattccttcctttgcccccttcttgaataaactctttttcaagaaattgggcATCCCGACTAACCTTTATGgtttgttcggatggaatatagaaataatatcctaaactgtctttaggataaccaacgaaccttcccatgattgatctcgattccaacttgtcggttatcaacCTTTTAATATATGtcgaacatccccaaatcttaatatgcttaagacttggttccttaccataccatatcgcataCGGTATTCTCGGAGTGGATTTAGTTGgaactcgatttagaatataatttgcgctaagaagtgcatgaccccataatgaaatgggtaaatcagtatagctcatcattgatcgtaccatgtctaacaatgtacgattcctccgttctgatacaccattcaattgtggtgttcccggaggagtcagttgggaaataataccgcattcttttaagaatgtaccaaatttcgtactcaagtattcacctcctcgatcagatcgaaggattataatactttttccaatttggttttctacttcatttttgaaatctttgaatttttcaaaagcttcactcttgttcttcataagaacaacatatccataccgtgataaatcatcggtgaaggtaatgaagtataaataaccacctcgtgccatttctttaaatggtccacatacatcactatgtatgatctccaaaacatctttggctctaccactttgtccaacaaagggtgatcgggtcatcttgcctttaagacatgactcacaagtcGAAATTGATGCAGAATCAAGATTGCTCAatattcccatcttatccaacttgttaagtctatcttccgcaatatgtcctaatcgtaagtgccaaagttgtttcgaggtttgattacttacggtatttatttctataacattatttgtattacgAACATCTTCATTTTtacaataaagaccattttgtacataaccataaccaacgattgcattattatagataattttacaaacatcctttgtaaatagaaaatcatatcctaatcttgtcatacaagaaatagacatgatatttctataagcgttcggtaagtacaaaacattgttcaaatacaaaacatgcttatacaacaaaatagaagacgatcctatagctttagccgcaacacttgcgttatttccaagcttcaagatcacttcatccttgtccaacttcctctcatttgctagatcctgtaaggatgaacaaatgtgagaactagctccggtatctaatacccaagctttggacgagctatcgttattggaattgaaagaacaagaaatagacataccctcaccgggattttcattcttcttgttcttgcccttaaattccttatacttggggcaatttcgtttccaatgtccctcgccctCGCAAAAGAAACATTTTCCTTTGTTCTCTGAGGTGCGCTTCctttttgcaatggccttttgggccttcaaaacattcttcttagttttcttcttcttagtcttactagaagaagcaaccacaagagaaacttcctttcccttagCATTGTTCTTTTGAGCGGTTATCAACATGCTTGATAACTctgcaagtgtacattctatccgattcatatagtaattcgtgatgaaattaccatacgaatccggaagggattgaaggatcatatccgtttggagattgaagtccatgatgaaatctagaccctctagacgttcgatacatcgaatcatcatgttcacatgttctccaacatccTTTCCCTCTGAGAGCTTTgctcgaaataattgcttagatatctcatatctagcagaacgacttgattcaccatacaactcttgtaagtgaaacaatatttcgcgggctcccggatatttctcgtgttgtttttgcaactcgttattcatagatgccaacatgtagcacttggcttgttcgtcatctaacttccacttgcgcaatgcctcatgttcctcaggaggtgcctcaatcggcaat
This region of Mercurialis annua linkage group LG1-X, ddMerAnnu1.2, whole genome shotgun sequence genomic DNA includes:
- the LOC126666206 gene encoding uncharacterized protein LOC126666206, giving the protein MLASMNNELQKQHEKYPGAREILFHLQELYGESSRSARYEISKQLFRAKLSEGKDVGEHVNMMIRCIERLEGLDFIMDFNLQTDMILQSLPDSYGNFITNYYMNRIECTLAELSSMLITAQKNNAKGKEVSLVVASSSKTKKKKTKKNVLKAQKAIAKRKRTSENKGKCFFCEGEGHWKRNCPKYKEFKGKNKKNENPGEGSSK